In Sphingobium amiense, one genomic interval encodes:
- a CDS encoding flagellar hook-basal body complex protein FliE, with amino-acid sequence MSDISVANVMGMRSAILERNAALRNVAPSLPRATAGVGSVAGVGSVSFASTLDSAVEKVNATLEAEDVATEAYERGETNDIATVALMQARTSVSFEATLQVRNKLLSAYKDIMSMPV; translated from the coding sequence GTGAGCGACATATCGGTCGCGAATGTCATGGGGATGCGCTCGGCGATCCTTGAACGCAACGCGGCGCTGCGAAACGTCGCCCCGTCTCTTCCCAGAGCGACCGCGGGGGTCGGCAGCGTCGCAGGCGTGGGGTCGGTCAGCTTCGCGTCCACGCTGGATAGCGCCGTCGAGAAGGTCAACGCCACTCTCGAAGCGGAGGACGTGGCGACCGAAGCCTATGAGCGCGGTGAGACGAACGACATCGCTACCGTCGCCCTGATGCAGGCCCGGACATCGGTGAGTTTCGAGGCGACGCTCCAGGTCCGCAACAAGTTGCTCTCAGCCTACAAGGACATCATGAGCATGCCGGTCTAA